From the Cryptomeria japonica chromosome 2, Sugi_1.0, whole genome shotgun sequence genome, one window contains:
- the LOC131049926 gene encoding zeaxanthin epoxidase, chloroplastic isoform X1: protein MSSSLEFDEMAMSERGPDLDIVIAGGGLAGLALALALQHKNVEAHVFEYHPYFKADTATAIGIGPNGVTALEGIKPGLSSIISQAGSYTNNIKLAYFRDGKEDPPRITNVPPKEYVTVRWKSVQEILASLVDNKRIVFSHKLIGYRPSKGGVEAYFRCGNALDRIKVIWTKLLIGADGIWSAVRKQMVGDSPRYLNLVHWNALLYNPDLKVYKGIEEGQIVVRTMENMQAHSIIAHAGHYTLWVLRTKDESEDLAKSLVGGRGGIGIPGCKARALQRLDGLEGWDSVREVIDATSEDIISERKIMDRLPLDKWSDADGHVLLIGDAAHAQYVGPGQGARTAFEDAHQLSLLLQHASHSSFSEESIRDAVKRFEEFRIPRMKKMQLYAAYNTRLPKFQPEWFQNLTAEERMRVYEEYSKWVHSYPNKQECDPDSIYFNPDSTYFK, encoded by the exons ATGTCCTCCTCGTTGGAATTTGATGAAATGGCAATGTCTGAGAGAGGACCAGACTTAGACATTGTAATTGCAGGTGGGGGATTGGCAGGTTTGGCTCTTGCGCTTGCGCTTCAACACAAAAATGTCGAAGCACATGTCTTCGAATATCACCCATATTTTAAGGCTGATACGGCCACTGCAATAGGCATTGGTCCCAATGGTGTCACTGCTCTTGAAGGGATTAAGCCTGGCTTGAGCTCCATCATCTCCCAAGCAGGCTCTTACACAAATAATATCAAGCTCGCCTATTTTAGAGACGGGAAGGAGGATCCGCCCAGAATAACAAACGTGCCGCCCAAGGAATATGTTACTGTTAGGTGGAAATCTGTGCAGGAAATCTTGGCAAGTTTAGTTGATAACAAAAGAATTGTTTTCTCCCATAAGCTTATAGGGTATCGACCTTCTAAG GGCGGTGTTGAGGCCTATTTTAGATGTGGAAATGCCTTGGATAGAATTAAGGTCATTTGGACTAAACTTTTAATTGGAGCAGATGGAATATGGTCAGCTGTAAGAAAACAGATGGTGGGGGATTCTCCAAGGTACCTCAATTTGGTGCATTGGAATGCACTGCTGTACAACCCAGATCTCAA AGTTTATAAGGGCATAGAAGAGGGGCAAATTGTTGTTCGAACAATGGAGAATATGCAGGCGCACAGCATTATAGCCCATGCAG GGCATTACACTCTGTGGGTTCTTCGTACGAAAGATGAATCAGAGGATTTGGCAAAATCATTGGTAGGAGGAAGAGGCGGCATTGGTATTCCTGGTTGTAAAGCTCGTGCTCTTCAACGATTGGATGGGCTTGAAGGATGGGATAGTGTTCGAGAAGTTATTGATGCAACCAGTGAGGATATTATATCAGAAAGAAAGATAATGGACAGGTTGCCCCTAGATAAATGGAGTGATGCAGATGGTCATGTCCTGCTCATTGGTGATG CTGCACATGCTCAGTATGTTGGGCCAGGACAAGGCGCCAGAACTGCATTTGAAGATGCCCATCAACTCTCCCTTCTTCTTCAACATGCAAGTCACTCATCTTTTTCAGAGGAAAGCATCAGAGATGCTGTGAAAAG GTTTGAAGAGTTCAGAATTCCTCGGATGAAAAAGATGCAGCTGTATGCAGCCTATAACACAAGGCTTCCTAAATTTCAACCTGAGTGGTTCCAGAATTTGACAGCGGAAGAAAGAATGAGAGTCTATGAGGAATACTCGAAATGGGTTCATTCATATCCCAACAAGCAAGAGTGTGACCCTGACTCCATCTATTTCAACCCTGATTCCACCTATTTCAAGTGA
- the LOC131049926 gene encoding zeaxanthin epoxidase, chloroplastic isoform X2, which yields MSSSLEFDEMAMSERGPDLDIVIAGGGLAGLALALALQHKNVEAHVFEYHPYFKADTATAIGIGPNGVTALEGIKPGLSSIISQAGSYTNNIKLAYFRDGKEDPPRITNVPPKEYVTVRWKSVQEILASLVDNKRIVFSHKLIGYRPSKGGVEAYFRCGNALDRIKVIWTKLLIGADGIWSAVRKQMVGDSPRYLNLVHWNALLYNPDLKVYKGIEEGQIVVRTMENMQAHSIIAHAGHYTLWVLRTKDESEDLAKSLVGGRGGIGIPGCKARALQRLDGLEGWDSVREVIDATSEDIISERKIMDRLPLDKWSDADGHVLLIGDAAHAQYVGPGQGARTAFEDAHQLSLLLQHASHSSFSEESIRDAVKSF from the exons ATGTCCTCCTCGTTGGAATTTGATGAAATGGCAATGTCTGAGAGAGGACCAGACTTAGACATTGTAATTGCAGGTGGGGGATTGGCAGGTTTGGCTCTTGCGCTTGCGCTTCAACACAAAAATGTCGAAGCACATGTCTTCGAATATCACCCATATTTTAAGGCTGATACGGCCACTGCAATAGGCATTGGTCCCAATGGTGTCACTGCTCTTGAAGGGATTAAGCCTGGCTTGAGCTCCATCATCTCCCAAGCAGGCTCTTACACAAATAATATCAAGCTCGCCTATTTTAGAGACGGGAAGGAGGATCCGCCCAGAATAACAAACGTGCCGCCCAAGGAATATGTTACTGTTAGGTGGAAATCTGTGCAGGAAATCTTGGCAAGTTTAGTTGATAACAAAAGAATTGTTTTCTCCCATAAGCTTATAGGGTATCGACCTTCTAAG GGCGGTGTTGAGGCCTATTTTAGATGTGGAAATGCCTTGGATAGAATTAAGGTCATTTGGACTAAACTTTTAATTGGAGCAGATGGAATATGGTCAGCTGTAAGAAAACAGATGGTGGGGGATTCTCCAAGGTACCTCAATTTGGTGCATTGGAATGCACTGCTGTACAACCCAGATCTCAA AGTTTATAAGGGCATAGAAGAGGGGCAAATTGTTGTTCGAACAATGGAGAATATGCAGGCGCACAGCATTATAGCCCATGCAG GGCATTACACTCTGTGGGTTCTTCGTACGAAAGATGAATCAGAGGATTTGGCAAAATCATTGGTAGGAGGAAGAGGCGGCATTGGTATTCCTGGTTGTAAAGCTCGTGCTCTTCAACGATTGGATGGGCTTGAAGGATGGGATAGTGTTCGAGAAGTTATTGATGCAACCAGTGAGGATATTATATCAGAAAGAAAGATAATGGACAGGTTGCCCCTAGATAAATGGAGTGATGCAGATGGTCATGTCCTGCTCATTGGTGATG CTGCACATGCTCAGTATGTTGGGCCAGGACAAGGCGCCAGAACTGCATTTGAAGATGCCCATCAACTCTCCCTTCTTCTTCAACATGCAAGTCACTCATCTTTTTCAGAGGAAAGCATCAGAGATGCTGTGAAAAG CTTTTGA